One Synechocystis sp. LKSZ1 genomic window, GCTGGGGAATACGCTCAAAGCGTCCGTAACCTTGACTTAGGTTATAGACGCTGCCATCAGGTCGCACTTCCGCTAAAACTACGCTGAGGTCAAAGCTGGGGGTATCGCTAGTAACCTCAAGACAAACTTCGGGAATGCCGAGTAAAGCCAAAGGCTCACTGAGGGGGGCCGAAGTATAGGTCAAAACATCTGCCCGAGCATCCAAGGCTGAACGCTCCGCCTGGCCTGACGGAAAACCAGCATGGCCAGCCACAGAAGGCACGGGCCGCCAAGGGTCATGGACTAAAGTATCCACATTGGGTTGGAGCGGTGGCTCAGGGCCAAACTGGCCGGCGGTTTCCTGGATACTGGCCAACCCCGTACTGTTTAAATACCAATTTTCTCCCGTTGAAGTCGGAAAATCAGCTCGGGTTAGCCAGCGGTGACGGCCTAGTTCAAATACTTGAACCGGCGGTTCAGCCAAAAGGCCATTGTCCTGGCCCTTGAGGATGGCGTTAAACCAGGCAATTTGCAGTTCATCAATCTTGCTCACCGCCTGGGGGCCATAATCAATTCCCCCACTTTTTCGCCCCCAGGGGAGATGGCCCCAGGGGCCAATCACCAATCTTTGCGGTGAGGTTCTCTGACTCATGGCCTGGAAACAGGCCAGATTGCCCCGCAGATGGGGGTCAAACCAACCACCAATGTGGAGCATGGGCAAGTCAACGGATTCACAGAGAAATTCGGGTGATAGATTCCGCCAATAATCGTGGTCAGCTGGATAGCGTAGCCAATCGTGGTAAAAAGAGTCTGACGCTAAGCGATGAAACCATTCT contains:
- a CDS encoding CocE/NonD family hydrolase; translation: MIRLETLSLLTRDGVKLDADIYRPDSDEKLPILLMRQPYGRKIASTVVYAHPRWYASQGYIVVIQDVRGRGTSEGNFRLFAHEVEDGEDTLAWLANLPGSTGEVGMYGFSYQGMTQLYASASLAPNLKALCPAMIAWDLYRDWATENRAFCLQMNLGWAVQLAAASAQRRGDVFAFQELYQRSRQLSFTDARPANPEWFHRLASDSFYHDWLRYPADHDYWRNLSPEFLCESVDLPMLHIGGWFDPHLRGNLACFQAMSQRTSPQRLVIGPWGHLPWGRKSGGIDYGPQAVSKIDELQIAWFNAILKGQDNGLLAEPPVQVFELGRHRWLTRADFPTSTGENWYLNSTGLASIQETAGQFGPEPPLQPNVDTLVHDPWRPVPSVAGHAGFPSGQAERSALDARADVLTYTSAPLSEPLALLGIPEVCLEVTSDTPSFDLSVVLAEVRPDGSVYNLSQGYGRFERIPQQRVHFSLQALAACIPSGHCLRLSIGGASFPAYDVNPGTGKSSAEAELIDQQVMTLTLALGNSYCRLPIGPGD